In Verrucomicrobiia bacterium, a single window of DNA contains:
- a CDS encoding class I SAM-dependent methyltransferase — translation MNSAADLASNQPPLPPMSDSAYSIKANHYFEGVRRTFLEQLPHNPTARLIELGCGAGNTATAARAQGKCGWTCGIELCAEPAAQARSRLDQVILGDIEQLAIDLPPSSFDVLLMSEVLEHLRDPARVLAKLRPLLRSGAIVLAGSPNVCHYSVLLMLLRGRWDYEREGIMDETHLRWFSPATYRQLFENAGYVVDHVGPAWPLRGKHRLANAMLLRRFEYLLHSQIELRAHCV, via the coding sequence ATGAACTCGGCAGCCGATTTAGCCTCCAACCAACCCCCGCTCCCTCCGATGAGTGATAGCGCCTACTCCATCAAGGCAAACCATTATTTCGAAGGAGTCCGCCGCACCTTTTTGGAGCAATTGCCGCATAACCCGACCGCTAGACTCATCGAGCTCGGATGCGGGGCGGGCAACACCGCTACCGCGGCGCGTGCGCAGGGCAAATGCGGCTGGACCTGTGGCATCGAGCTGTGCGCCGAGCCCGCGGCCCAGGCCCGCAGCAGGCTCGATCAGGTGATCCTCGGCGATATCGAGCAACTGGCCATTGACCTGCCGCCCTCCTCCTTCGATGTGCTGCTCATGAGCGAGGTGCTCGAGCACCTGCGCGACCCCGCCCGGGTTCTGGCTAAACTCCGCCCACTCCTGCGCTCGGGGGCCATTGTGCTTGCTGGCTCACCCAACGTTTGCCATTACTCCGTCCTGCTTATGTTGCTGCGCGGTCGCTGGGATTACGAACGGGAAGGAATCATGGACGAAACCCATCTGCGCTGGTTCAGTCCGGCGACGTATCGCCAGTTGTTCGAGAATGCCGGTTACGTAGTGGATCACGTCGGGCCTGCCTGGCCATTGCGAGGCAAGCACCGCCTCGCGAACGCAATGCTCTTGAGGCGCTTTGAGTATCTGTTACATTCTCAGATCGAATTGCGCGCTCATTGCGTATAG